A region of Ochotona princeps isolate mOchPri1 chromosome 2, mOchPri1.hap1, whole genome shotgun sequence DNA encodes the following proteins:
- the TMEM269 gene encoding transmembrane protein 269 isoform X2, whose translation MSAPSAKCHTVSTRGGQCNSFSLGNEQSHSQLSALSWKDITSALSLANMVLGLFSIFCSFSRKSQCASWMLLISFLLDTLIGTMTRHLHICSKLGAELNDFAIFTTFGLASALLLGVDGPLNGFLAIIYVLATSFRLCFCPTGGTPVSKGLPCPYASCVLASTSLLTKGNTFILCCMASLLILFMIDQSYYPHDEILESESWKKAVFLGGVILLFFSPFSLTAFYCLLWSLSYIFFPDALWGKAICFRL comes from the exons ATGTCAGCGCCAAGTGCCAAGTGTCACACGGTGAGCACAAGGGGAG GTCAGTGCAACTCTTTCTCCCTGGGCAATGAACAGAgccactcccagcttagtgcactTTCCTGGAAGGATATTACCAGTGCTTTGTCTCTGGCCAACATGGTGCTGGGGCTCTtctccatcttctgcagcttcagCAG GAAATCCCAGTGTGCCTCCTGGATGCTCCTGATCAGCTTCCTGTTAGACACGCTCATCGGGACGATGACCAGACACCTCCATATCTGCTCCAAGCTGG GAGCGGAACTGAATGATTTTGCTATCTTCACCACCTTCGGCTTGGCTTCAGCTTTGCTCCTGGGAGTGGATGGGCCTCTGAACGGCTTCCTGGCCATCATCTATGTGTTAGCCACTTCGTTCCGCCTGTGTTTTTGTCCAACTG GAGGCACACCTGTCTCCAAGGGGCTGCCCTGCCCCTATGCTTCCTGTGTCCTggcctccacctccctgctgaccAAAGGCAACACCTTCATTCTCTGCTGCATGGCCTCCCTCCTCATCCTGTTCATGATTGACCAGAGCTACTACCCCCATGATGAGATCCTGGAGTCTGAGAGCTGGAAGAAAGCAGTGTTTTTGGGAG gtGTCATCCTGCTGTTTTTCTCCCCATTCTCACTCACTGCTTTTTACTGCCTCCTGTGGTCGCTCTCCTACATTTTCTTTCCAGATGCCCTGTGGGGCAAGGCCATTTGCTTCAGGCTATGA
- the SVBP gene encoding small vasohibin-binding protein: MDPPSRKEKSKVKEPVSRVEKAKQKSAQQELKQRQRAEIYALNRVMTELEQQQFDEFCKQMQPPGE, from the exons ATGGACCCACCCTCGCGTAAAGAAAAGTCCAAAGTTAAAGAACCCGTGAGCAGAGTGGAGAAGGCTAAGCAGAAATCAGCGCAGCAGGAGCTGAAGCAGCGGCAGAGAGCAGAG ATCTATGCCCTCAACAGAGTCATGAccgagctggagcagcagcagttTGATGAGTTCTGCAAACAGATGCAGCCTCCTGGAGAGTGA
- the TMEM269 gene encoding transmembrane protein 269 isoform X1 — protein sequence MSSPQAACWSQGTPVCTQVASPEAKEEEDKIGDVSAKCQVSHGQCNSFSLGNEQSHSQLSALSWKDITSALSLANMVLGLFSIFCSFSRKSQCASWMLLISFLLDTLIGTMTRHLHICSKLGAELNDFAIFTTFGLASALLLGVDGPLNGFLAIIYVLATSFRLCFCPTGGTPVSKGLPCPYASCVLASTSLLTKGNTFILCCMASLLILFMIDQSYYPHDEILESESWKKAVFLGGVILLFFSPFSLTAFYCLLWSLSYIFFPDALWGKAICFRL from the exons ATGTCTTCGCCCCAG GCTGCATGTTGGTCTCAGGGGACCCCAGTCTGCACTCAAGTTGCATCCCCTGAAGCgaaagaggaggaagacaagATAGGCGATGTCAGCGCCAAGTGCCAAGTGTCACACG GTCAGTGCAACTCTTTCTCCCTGGGCAATGAACAGAgccactcccagcttagtgcactTTCCTGGAAGGATATTACCAGTGCTTTGTCTCTGGCCAACATGGTGCTGGGGCTCTtctccatcttctgcagcttcagCAG GAAATCCCAGTGTGCCTCCTGGATGCTCCTGATCAGCTTCCTGTTAGACACGCTCATCGGGACGATGACCAGACACCTCCATATCTGCTCCAAGCTGG GAGCGGAACTGAATGATTTTGCTATCTTCACCACCTTCGGCTTGGCTTCAGCTTTGCTCCTGGGAGTGGATGGGCCTCTGAACGGCTTCCTGGCCATCATCTATGTGTTAGCCACTTCGTTCCGCCTGTGTTTTTGTCCAACTG GAGGCACACCTGTCTCCAAGGGGCTGCCCTGCCCCTATGCTTCCTGTGTCCTggcctccacctccctgctgaccAAAGGCAACACCTTCATTCTCTGCTGCATGGCCTCCCTCCTCATCCTGTTCATGATTGACCAGAGCTACTACCCCCATGATGAGATCCTGGAGTCTGAGAGCTGGAAGAAAGCAGTGTTTTTGGGAG gtGTCATCCTGCTGTTTTTCTCCCCATTCTCACTCACTGCTTTTTACTGCCTCCTGTGGTCGCTCTCCTACATTTTCTTTCCAGATGCCCTGTGGGGCAAGGCCATTTGCTTCAGGCTATGA